CCGGCCTCGACGTGGATGCGCTGCGCACCGTTTCGCAGGGAATCAACCGGGTCCGCGAGACCGGTGACACCGGCCTGATCCTGATCACACACTTCACGCGCATCCTCAAGCACGTGCGGCCCGACTTCGTACACGTGTTCATGGACGGTCGCATCGTCGCCGAAGGAGGCCCCGAGCTCGCCGACATCATCGACGCCGAGGGCTATGAACAGTTCACGAAAGCCGCCGTCTGATGACATTGGATGTCGGCGCGATCCGCGCGGACTTCCCGATCCTGGCGCGCACCGTGCGCGACGGGAAACGGCTCGTGTACCTGGACTCCGGCGCTACGTCTCACAAACCGCGCCAGGTGCTCGATGCCGAGCGGCAGTTCCTCGAAAGCAGCAACGCCGCAGCCCATCGCGGCTCGCACCAACTCGCCGAGGAGGCCACTGCCGCCTACGAGCAGGCCCGCGCCACCATCGCGGGCTTCGTCGGGGGACGGCCTGAGGAGCTCGTCTTCACCAAGAACGCCACCGAAGCGATCAACCTCGTGGCCTACTCCTTCCTGAATGCCACGCTGAAACGCCAGCGCGGACTCGAGTTACCGGCCGGGGCCGATCGGTTCGTGCTGAACCCGGGGGACGAGATCGTCGTCACCGAGATGGAGCACCACGCCAACCTGGTGCCGTGGCAGGAGTTGCGCGACAAGACAGGCGTGACACTGCGCTGGCTAGGGTTGACCGACGACGGCAGGCTTAACCTGGATGACCTCGACACCGTGATCACCGAGCGCACCCGAATCGTGTCGTTCGTGCACCAGTCCAACATCCTCGGCACCGTCAATCCGGTCACCACCATCGCCGCGCGTGCCCGTCAGGTCGGCGCCTTGGTCATGCTGGATGCCTGCCAGTCGGTGCCGCACATGCCGGTGGATGTGACGGCGCTCGATGTGGACTTCATCGCTTGGAGTGGGCACAAGATGCTCGGACCCACCGGCATCGGGTGCCTCTGGGGGCGACCCGAGTTGCTGGCCGCGATGCCGCCGTTCATCAGCGGTGGCTCGATGATCGAACTCGTCACCATGGAGCGCAGTACCTTCGCGGCACCGCCGCAGCGGTTCGAAGCCGGCGTGCCGATGTTGTCCCAGGCGGTGGGCCTCGAGGCCGCCGTGCGCTATCTCAACGGGATCGGGATGACTGCCGTTCACGACCATGAGCAGGAACTGACACAGCAAGCGCTCGCGGGCCTCGAAGCCCTTGCCGGGGTCCGGATCATCGGCCCCCGTGACATGGTCGACCGCGGCGGAGCGGTGTCCTTCGCCGTCGAGGGAATCCACCCCCACGACCTCGGCCAAGTGCTCGATGACGAGGGAGTGGCGGTCCGGGTGGGACACCACTGTGCCTGGCCCACCTGTCGCCGGTATGGCGTGCCCGCCACGACACGTGCCACGTTCCACGTCTACAACGACAAGACCGATGTGGATGTTCTGGTCGCCGGGGTCGTGCGTGCCCAACGATTCTTCGGGGTGTTGTGATGGACGTCGAATCGATGTACCAGGAAGTGATCCTCGACCATTACCGCAACCCGCACGGGAGGGGTCTGCGGACTCCCTTCGACGCCGAGGTGTTCCACGTCAATCCCACCTGCGGAGACGAGATCACGCTGCGAGTGGACCTGAGCGACGGTGCTGAACCCGTCATTCGGGACGTGTCTTACTGGAACCAGGGGTGTTCCATCTCGCAGGCAAGCGCCTCGGTGCTGTTCGACGAGGTCGAAGGTCGCCCCGTCAGCGAGGCCTTCGAGACGCTCGATTCGTTCATCGAGTTGATGCACTCCAAAGGACAGGCCGAACCGGACGATGAGGCCTTAGGTGATCTCGTGGCATTCTCGGGGGTCGCGAAATATCCGGCTCGGGTCAAGTGTGCGCTGCTGCCCTGGATGGCGCTGCGCGATGCGGTCGAGCGGGGCACCGACGATGCCGCCCCGAGGCCATCAGACGAGGAGGAAGTCCATGAGTGAAATGACGGTCACGTCCGAAGACGACGTGATGGAGGCCATGCGTGATGTCGTCGATCCTGAGCTCGGCATCAATGTGGTCGACCTCGGGCTGGTCTACGGGGTCACCGTGGACCCGGACAACAAAGCCATCATCGACATGACGCTTACCTCAGCCGCATGTCCACTCACCGATGTGATCGAAGATCAGACCCGGGCCGCGCTCGATGGGCTGGTCGTGGATCACGTCATCAACTGGGTCTGGATGCCGCCTTGGGGCATGGACAAGATCACGGATGATGGTCGCGAGATGCTGCGGGCGCTGGGCTTCAACGTCTGACCTGGGCGCCCGGTCCAGAGGTGGTCGGACGCCTGCACGGGCTCCCTCGAGTCCGACACGCGACATCGCCGCAACTCAGAAATCGTCGGTGGAACTGTTGAAGGTGTCGCAGCGGCCGGGGTCGCCGGATTCGAAGCCGCGCGCGAACCAGCCCTGGCGGGCACGGGCGGAGCCGTGCGTCCACGTCTCGGGGTCGACACGCTGACCGGCCCCGGCCTGGATCCGATCGTCCCCGACAGCGGCGGCAGCGTCGATCGCCTGGTTGTATTCCTGCTGGGTGATGGCCACCTTCCCCCGCTCGTCGGCTTGTCTGGCCCAGACACCTGCGTAGCAGTCGGCCTGCAGCTCAAGGCGAACGCTGATGTCGTTCGCGGCCCGTGGATTCTGCTGCTGCAAGCGACGCGCCTGGCGCTCGGTTCCGACGAGGTTCTGAAGGTGATGACCCACTTCGTGGGCGATCACGTACGCCTGGGCGTTGCGGCCCTCGGCACCGAGTGTGGTGAGCAATTGGCTCATGAAACCGAGGTCGACGTACACCTTGCTGTCCGCAGGGCAGTAGAACGGACCGGTCTGCGATGATGCGGGGCCGCAGCCGGTACGTACACCGCGTTCGAAGAACACCAGCGTGGGTCGCTGGTACCCCTGAACCTGATCCGTCCAGATCTCGTTGTTCTCGTTGAAGATCTTCACGATGAAGCAGTCCTGATAGCGGTCCACAGCTCCGGGAGTGTTGCAGCGAGTGGCGACATCACTGGCTGGGGCCGGCTGGGTGCCGGTCGCCGTGCCCGTGAAATCGGACTCGAGTGGATTCACGCCGAGGAGGAGCAGCACGAGTAGCGCAACGACGCCCAGGCCACCGGCGCCGGCGCCCATCATGCCGCCGCGGCCCATGCCGCCTGCGCCGCGGCCGGTGCCGCGACGATCCTCCAATTGCGATGCGTCGACGCGGTCGTCGTCGAACTTCACCCACACCTCCTGCTTCGCGATAACCGTATCGCCGGGCGGTTCAGCGTCGCAGGGTCACTCGACGAACTCGCACACGACGATCTGGATCTC
This genomic stretch from Candidatus Nanopelagicales bacterium harbors:
- a CDS encoding cysteine desulfurase; the encoded protein is MTLDVGAIRADFPILARTVRDGKRLVYLDSGATSHKPRQVLDAERQFLESSNAAAHRGSHQLAEEATAAYEQARATIAGFVGGRPEELVFTKNATEAINLVAYSFLNATLKRQRGLELPAGADRFVLNPGDEIVVTEMEHHANLVPWQELRDKTGVTLRWLGLTDDGRLNLDDLDTVITERTRIVSFVHQSNILGTVNPVTTIAARARQVGALVMLDACQSVPHMPVDVTALDVDFIAWSGHKMLGPTGIGCLWGRPELLAAMPPFISGGSMIELVTMERSTFAAPPQRFEAGVPMLSQAVGLEAAVRYLNGIGMTAVHDHEQELTQQALAGLEALAGVRIIGPRDMVDRGGAVSFAVEGIHPHDLGQVLDDEGVAVRVGHHCAWPTCRRYGVPATTRATFHVYNDKTDVDVLVAGVVRAQRFFGVL
- a CDS encoding SUF system NifU family Fe-S cluster assembly protein; the encoded protein is MDVESMYQEVILDHYRNPHGRGLRTPFDAEVFHVNPTCGDEITLRVDLSDGAEPVIRDVSYWNQGCSISQASASVLFDEVEGRPVSEAFETLDSFIELMHSKGQAEPDDEALGDLVAFSGVAKYPARVKCALLPWMALRDAVERGTDDAAPRPSDEEEVHE
- a CDS encoding metal-sulfur cluster assembly factor — protein: MSEMTVTSEDDVMEAMRDVVDPELGINVVDLGLVYGVTVDPDNKAIIDMTLTSAACPLTDVIEDQTRAALDGLVVDHVINWVWMPPWGMDKITDDGREMLRALGFNV
- a CDS encoding neutral zinc metallopeptidase encodes the protein MKFDDDRVDASQLEDRRGTGRGAGGMGRGGMMGAGAGGLGVVALLVLLLLGVNPLESDFTGTATGTQPAPASDVATRCNTPGAVDRYQDCFIVKIFNENNEIWTDQVQGYQRPTLVFFERGVRTGCGPASSQTGPFYCPADSKVYVDLGFMSQLLTTLGAEGRNAQAYVIAHEVGHHLQNLVGTERQARRLQQQNPRAANDISVRLELQADCYAGVWARQADERGKVAITQQEYNQAIDAAAAVGDDRIQAGAGQRVDPETWTHGSARARQGWFARGFESGDPGRCDTFNSSTDDF